The Candidatus Poribacteria bacterium genomic interval ACCCCTGCTGCGCACTCTCTATTGCCTGCTTAAAAGCATTCCGTGGGGATATGTTGGCGTGGATATTTACACCGTTTTCAACAAGCGAAAAGAAAGATTGCGTCGGACGAATTGCGTCTCTGCCGATGAGTTCCACATCGAGATCCGATTTTTCCCATACTTGGGCATAAGAGAAACTGCCTGCGACGATAGCGGCGAGGATGTATGGATCCTTCTGAACCTTTTCGACAAGCAGCTCCACGGCTTCTCGGTACTGTTCTTCGATAACGTCTTGGGATTGCATGGGGTTCTCCTACAGTGAATCGGACGGTAGTTTCAGATGCTCACGAATGGCGTGACGCACCTGATCGCAGATCTGCAGGGCATGTGCAGCATTGTCCACTGTCGCTGAATCTCCGGGATAGCGCGTCGCCACTGCGTGTTTAGAAATTTCCGAAAAGTCTGGCTCCCACACCTGCCACAGAGGGACAGTTGGAACGATTAACGC includes:
- a CDS encoding HEPN domain-containing protein: MNPLTLEWMQKAEKDYAAVEWLQQAPIPDYDIICFHIQQCIEKYLKAWLQEANIPIPRSHDLKELLALIVPTVPLWQVWEPDFSEISKHAVATRYPGDSATVDNAAHALQICDQVRHAIREHLKLPSDSL